Genomic segment of Methanoculleus horonobensis:
CTTCCCTATCGCGAAGGGCGGAACGGCGGCCATCCCCGGCCCGTTCGGCAGCGGCAAGACGGTCACCCAGCAGCAGCTTGCGAAGTGGTCGGACGCCGAGATCGTCGTCTACATCGGCTGCGGCGAGCGCGGCAACGAGATGACCGAGGTTCTGACCGAGTTCCCGGAACTCGAGGACCCGAAGACCGGCAAACCGCTCATGGAGCGGACGGTGCTGATCGCGAACACCTCGAACATGCCTGTCGCGGCCCGTGAAGCGTCCGTGTATACGGGCATCACGATCGCCGAGTACTTCCGTGACATGGGCTACGACGTCTCGCTGATGGCCGACTCCACCTCGCGGTGGGCTGAAGCCATGCGTGAGATCTCGAGCCGTCTTGAGGAGATGCCCGGTGAGGAAGGCTACCCCGCGTACCTTGCGGCACGCCTCTCGGAGTTCTATGAGCGTGCGGGACGTGTCATCTCCTTGAACGGTGAGGGCGGTTCCGTCTCCGTCATCGGCGCGGTCTCGCCGCCGGGCGGCGACTTCTCCGAGCCGGTCACCCAGAACACCCTGCGTATCGTCAAGGTCTTCTGGGCACTGGATGCGAAGCTCTCCCAGCGTCGGCACTTCCCGGCGATCAACTGGCTGAACTCTTACTCGCTCTACCTCGACGCACTCAACGAGTGGTACGACAAAGAGGTCTCACCCGAGTGGAACCCGCTCCGGGCCTGGGCGATGGGTGTCCTCCAGAAGGAGGCCGAACTCCAGGAGATTGTCCAGCTGGTCGGTTCCGATGCCCTGCCCGACGAGGAGCAGGTCACCATCGAGGTGGCCAGGATGATCCGTGAGATCTTCCTGCAGCAGAACGCCTACGATGCGGTCGACACGTTCTGTCCGATGTCCAAGCAGTACGACATGATGAAGGCGATCAAGCACTACGCCGACCTCGCGCGTACCGCCCAGGTGGGCGGCGCGACCCCGCAGCAGGTCATCGGCGTCAAGAGCAAGAACGAGCTTCCGCAGATCAAGTTCATCAGGGACTACGAGCCCGAACTCGAGAAGATCA
This window contains:
- a CDS encoding ATP synthase subunit A, with protein sequence MEKGKENRAQGVLKRISGPVVTAVGLDAHMYDVVKVGNEELMGEVIKIQGENIIIQVYEDTAGIRPGEPVGNTGLSLAVELGPGLLTSIYDGIQRPLEVLVDKMGNFIERGVSAPGLSHEKKWEFVPTVKEGDEVRAGTVIGTVQETNIVHKIMVPPRAKGGKIKKISGGSFTVDETVCVLEDGTEIAMLQRWPVRVPRPVQEKLNPDIPLITGQRILDGLFPIAKGGTAAIPGPFGSGKTVTQQQLAKWSDAEIVVYIGCGERGNEMTEVLTEFPELEDPKTGKPLMERTVLIANTSNMPVAAREASVYTGITIAEYFRDMGYDVSLMADSTSRWAEAMREISSRLEEMPGEEGYPAYLAARLSEFYERAGRVISLNGEGGSVSVIGAVSPPGGDFSEPVTQNTLRIVKVFWALDAKLSQRRHFPAINWLNSYSLYLDALNEWYDKEVSPEWNPLRAWAMGVLQKEAELQEIVQLVGSDALPDEEQVTIEVARMIREIFLQQNAYDAVDTFCPMSKQYDMMKAIKHYADLARTAQVGGATPQQVIGVKSKNELPQIKFIRDYEPELEKIMKQMEAEFDAMRTV